One region of Limnospira fusiformis SAG 85.79 genomic DNA includes:
- a CDS encoding glycosyl hydrolase family 57, which translates to MTTTAQSPSQPNHFPTLEAIRYGLPNICGWEADITAVVNHSDRLFQPLSHLNLDQITAGFACALHMHQPTIPAGENGALISNLQYMFEHPHQGDNHNAEPFAWCYKRMGEFIPELVANGCHPRIMLDYSGNLLWGLQQIGRNDILDTLKNITCNPQYWVNVEWLGTMWSHAVIPSTPIRDIKLHIQAWQHHFAAIFGKDALARVKGFSPPEMHLPNHPDTLYEYIKSLKECGYQWLMVQEHSVERLDGSPLHHDDKYIPNRLIARNSQGETVSIIALIKTQGSDTKLVAQMQPYHEAKGRGLQKLGEYMVPSCVTQIADGENGGVMMNEYPRDFIPLWSQIKNNGRGTPGVVGLNGTEYLELLEAAGVKPEDYPTCQGIQQHRIWEKVDSVTPEAVQNAIAHLQETDPQFHIDGASWTNHLSWVKGYENVLEPMNQLSADFHRKYDPLVNQDPTTTRQPDYQQALLYNLLLQTSCFRYWGQGMWTDYARAIYERGQQLING; encoded by the coding sequence ATGACCACTACCGCCCAGTCGCCCTCCCAGCCTAATCATTTCCCCACTTTAGAAGCCATCCGATATGGATTACCTAATATTTGCGGTTGGGAAGCAGATATCACCGCCGTAGTGAATCATAGCGATCGCCTTTTTCAACCCCTTAGCCACCTCAACCTAGACCAAATTACCGCCGGATTTGCTTGCGCCCTCCATATGCACCAACCCACCATTCCAGCCGGCGAAAATGGCGCATTAATTAGCAACCTGCAATATATGTTTGAACACCCCCACCAAGGCGATAATCATAACGCCGAACCCTTCGCCTGGTGTTATAAACGTATGGGGGAATTTATCCCGGAATTAGTAGCCAATGGCTGTCATCCTCGGATTATGTTAGACTATTCCGGTAACTTGCTATGGGGACTGCAACAAATCGGGCGAAATGATATCCTAGACACCCTCAAAAATATTACCTGTAACCCCCAATACTGGGTGAATGTGGAATGGTTGGGTACTATGTGGAGTCATGCAGTCATTCCCTCCACTCCAATTCGTGATATCAAATTACATATTCAGGCTTGGCAACATCATTTTGCCGCTATTTTTGGCAAGGATGCTTTAGCCAGAGTCAAAGGTTTTTCACCCCCAGAAATGCACCTACCCAACCATCCTGATACACTCTATGAATATATTAAATCCCTCAAAGAATGTGGTTATCAATGGTTAATGGTGCAGGAACATTCCGTAGAACGCCTAGACGGTTCCCCACTGCATCATGATGATAAATATATTCCCAATCGTTTAATCGCCCGCAATTCTCAGGGAGAAACAGTTAGTATAATTGCCTTAATTAAAACCCAGGGTTCTGATACTAAATTAGTCGCGCAAATGCAACCCTATCATGAAGCCAAGGGTCGGGGATTACAAAAATTAGGGGAATACATGGTTCCCAGTTGTGTGACTCAAATTGCTGACGGGGAAAATGGCGGCGTGATGATGAATGAATACCCTAGGGATTTTATCCCTCTCTGGTCTCAGATTAAAAATAATGGTCGGGGAACTCCTGGGGTTGTAGGTTTAAATGGTACCGAATATTTAGAATTGTTAGAAGCGGCGGGAGTGAAGCCAGAAGACTACCCGACTTGTCAGGGGATACAACAGCATCGAATTTGGGAAAAGGTAGACTCTGTTACGCCGGAAGCTGTGCAAAATGCGATCGCTCATTTACAGGAAACAGACCCCCAATTTCATATAGATGGTGCATCGTGGACTAATCATCTAAGCTGGGTAAAAGGATATGAAAACGTATTGGAACCCATGAACCAACTTAGTGCTGATTTTCACCGCAAATATGACCCCCTAGTTAACCAAGACCCGACCACAACCCGCCAACCAGACTATCAGCAAGCCTTATTATATAACCTACTATTACAAACGAGTTGTTTTCGCTATTGGGGACAGGGAATGTGGACTGACTACGCCCGAGCAATTTACGAAAGAGGTCAACAGTTAATTAATGGATAA